A stretch of the Enterobacter mori genome encodes the following:
- a CDS encoding peroxiredoxin C, with protein MVLVTRPAPDFTAAAVLGNGEIVENFNFKQHTNGKATVLFFWPMDFTFVCPSELIAFDKRYEEFQKRGVEVVGVSFDSEFVHNAWRNTPVENGGIGAVKYAMVADIKREIQQAYGIEHPDAGVALRGSFLIDANGIVRHQVVNDLPLGRNIDEMLRMVDALQFHEEHGEVCPAQWEKGKEGMAASPDGVAKYLSENVSSL; from the coding sequence ATGGTTCTGGTAACTCGTCCGGCTCCGGATTTTACAGCTGCAGCAGTTCTGGGCAATGGTGAAATCGTTGAAAACTTCAACTTCAAACAGCACACCAACGGTAAAGCGACCGTTCTGTTCTTCTGGCCAATGGACTTCACTTTCGTTTGCCCGTCTGAGCTGATCGCGTTCGACAAACGTTATGAAGAATTCCAGAAGCGTGGCGTGGAAGTGGTTGGCGTCTCCTTCGACTCTGAATTTGTACACAACGCATGGCGTAACACCCCTGTCGAAAATGGCGGCATCGGTGCGGTGAAATACGCAATGGTTGCGGACATCAAACGCGAAATCCAGCAGGCTTACGGTATCGAACATCCGGACGCTGGCGTTGCGCTGCGCGGTTCTTTCCTGATCGACGCAAACGGCATCGTTCGTCACCAGGTTGTAAACGATCTGCCGCTGGGTCGTAACATCGACGAAATGCTGCGCATGGTTGACGCGCTGCAGTTCCACGAAGAGCACGGTGAAGTGTGCCCGGCTCAGTGGGAAAAAGGTAAAGAAGGTATGGCTGCTTCCCCAGACGGCGTGGCTAAATACCTGTCTGAGAACGTATCCAGCCTGTAA
- the acpH gene encoding ACP phosphodiesterase gives MNFLAHLHLAHLADSSLSGNLLADFVRGNPAEEYSPEVVDGIFMHRRIDVLTDNLPEVTEAKAWFRPETRRVAPITLDVMWDHFLSRHWEQLSPEMPLPEFVRYAHQQVSIILPDSPPRFVNLNNYLWSERWLERYGEMDFIQNVLNGMASRRPRLDALRDSWYDLDEHYDALETRFWQFYPLMMMQAQNKQL, from the coding sequence ATGAATTTTCTCGCTCACCTGCATCTCGCACACCTCGCTGACAGCTCCCTTTCCGGCAATTTGCTGGCCGATTTTGTACGCGGCAACCCTGCAGAAGAGTATTCCCCTGAGGTTGTCGACGGAATTTTTATGCACCGCCGCATCGACGTGCTGACCGATAACCTGCCGGAAGTAACGGAAGCCAAAGCGTGGTTTCGCCCTGAGACGCGCCGCGTTGCGCCGATCACGCTCGATGTGATGTGGGATCACTTCCTGTCGCGCCACTGGGAACAGCTTTCGCCGGAGATGCCGCTACCCGAATTTGTGCGCTATGCCCATCAGCAGGTGTCGATTATTTTACCGGACTCACCGCCGCGATTTGTGAATCTGAATAATTACCTGTGGTCGGAACGCTGGCTGGAGCGCTACGGCGAGATGGATTTCATCCAGAATGTACTGAATGGGATGGCGAGCCGTCGCCCGCGACTGGATGCCCTGCGCGACTCCTGGTATGACCTGGATGAGCATTACGATGCGCTGGAAACGCGTTTCTGGCAATTTTACCCGCTCATGATGATGCAAGCGCAAAACAAACAACTGTGA
- the queA gene encoding tRNA preQ1(34) S-adenosylmethionine ribosyltransferase-isomerase QueA, whose translation MRVADFSFELPESLIAHYPMPERSSCRLLSLDGPTGELTHGTFTDLLDKLNPGDLLVFNNTRVIPARLFGRKASGGKIEVLVERMLDDKRILAHIRASKAPKPGAELLLGDDESIKATMTARQDALFEVAFDDERTVLDILNAIGHMPLPPYIERPDEEADRELYQTVYSQKPGAVAAPTAGLHFDEPLLEKLRAKGVEMAFVTLHVGAGTFQPVRVDSIEDHIMHSEYAEVPQEVVDAVLAAKGRGSRVIAVGTTSVRSLESAAQAAKSDLIEPFFGDTQIFIYPGYQYKVIDALVTNFHLPESTLIMLVSAFAGYQHTMNAYKSAVEQKYRFFSYGDAMFITYNPLALNERVGE comes from the coding sequence ATGCGCGTCGCCGATTTCTCCTTTGAACTACCTGAATCCCTGATTGCTCACTATCCCATGCCCGAGCGCAGCAGCTGTCGCTTGCTATCACTGGATGGGCCGACGGGCGAACTGACGCACGGTACTTTCACCGATTTGCTCGACAAGCTCAACCCTGGCGATCTGCTGGTCTTTAACAATACCCGCGTGATCCCGGCGCGCCTGTTTGGCCGTAAAGCCAGCGGCGGCAAGATTGAAGTGCTGGTCGAACGTATGCTCGATGATAAACGTATTCTGGCACATATTCGCGCATCCAAAGCGCCTAAGCCGGGCGCGGAACTGCTGTTGGGCGATGACGAGAGCATCAAAGCAACCATGACCGCGCGTCAGGACGCGCTGTTTGAGGTGGCGTTCGACGACGAGCGCACGGTGCTCGATATTCTGAACGCCATCGGCCACATGCCGCTGCCGCCGTACATTGAGCGTCCGGACGAAGAAGCTGACCGCGAACTGTACCAGACCGTCTACAGCCAGAAGCCGGGTGCCGTCGCTGCGCCGACCGCGGGCCTGCATTTTGATGAGCCACTGCTGGAAAAACTGCGTGCGAAGGGCGTGGAGATGGCGTTCGTGACGCTGCACGTCGGCGCGGGGACCTTCCAGCCGGTGCGTGTGGACAGCATTGAAGACCACATCATGCACTCTGAATACGCCGAAGTACCGCAAGAGGTTGTGGATGCGGTTCTGGCGGCAAAAGGCCGCGGTAGCCGCGTGATTGCTGTGGGCACAACTTCCGTGCGTTCGCTTGAGAGCGCCGCGCAGGCAGCGAAAAGCGATCTCATTGAGCCGTTCTTTGGCGATACGCAGATCTTTATCTACCCGGGCTATCAGTACAAAGTGATTGATGCGCTGGTGACCAACTTCCATTTGCCTGAATCGACGCTGATTATGCTGGTTTCCGCGTTTGCCGGTTATCAGCATACGATGAACGCCTACAAGTCTGCGGTAGAACAAAAATATCGCTTTTTTAGCTACGGGGACGCGATGTTTATCACGTACAATCCGCTGGCTTTGAATGAGCGTGTCGGGGAATAA
- the tgt gene encoding tRNA guanosine(34) transglycosylase Tgt gives MKFELDTTDGRARRGRLVFDRGVVETPAFMPVGTYGTVKGMTPEEVEATGAQIILGNTFHLWLRPGQEIMKLHGDLHDFMQWKGPILTDSGGFQVFSLGDIRKITEKGVHFRNPINGDPIFLDPEKSMEIQYDLGSDIVMIFDECTPYPADWDYAKRSMEMSLRWAQRSRDRFDSLQNKNALFGIIQGSVYEDLRDISVKGLVEIGFDGYAVGGLAVGEPKEDMHRILEHVCPQIPADKPRYLMGVGKPEDLVEGVRRGIDMFDCVMPTRNARNGHLFVTDGVVKIRNAKHKSDTSPLDSECDCYTCRNYSRAYLHHLDRCNEILGARLNTIHNLRYYQRLMAGLRKAIEEGKLESFVTDFYQRQGRDVPPLNVD, from the coding sequence ATGAAATTTGAACTCGATACCACCGACGGCCGCGCGCGTCGCGGTCGCCTGGTGTTTGATCGCGGCGTGGTGGAAACCCCCGCGTTTATGCCTGTGGGCACGTACGGCACCGTCAAAGGGATGACGCCGGAAGAAGTAGAAGCCACTGGCGCACAGATTATCCTCGGTAACACCTTCCACCTGTGGCTGCGTCCGGGTCAGGAGATCATGAAGCTCCACGGCGACCTGCACGATTTCATGCAGTGGAAAGGCCCTATCCTGACCGACTCCGGCGGCTTCCAGGTCTTCAGCTTGGGCGATATCCGCAAGATCACCGAAAAGGGCGTTCACTTCCGTAACCCGATCAACGGCGATCCGATTTTCCTCGATCCGGAAAAATCCATGGAGATTCAGTACGATCTCGGCTCCGATATCGTGATGATCTTCGACGAATGTACGCCGTACCCGGCGGACTGGGACTACGCCAAGCGCTCCATGGAAATGTCCCTGCGCTGGGCGCAGCGCAGCCGCGACCGTTTTGACTCCTTACAGAACAAAAATGCGCTGTTCGGCATCATCCAGGGCAGCGTTTACGAAGATTTACGCGATATCTCCGTTAAAGGTCTGGTAGAGATAGGTTTTGATGGCTACGCTGTCGGCGGTTTGGCTGTGGGTGAACCGAAGGAAGACATGCACCGCATTCTGGAACATGTCTGCCCGCAAATCCCGGCGGATAAACCACGATACCTGATGGGTGTGGGTAAACCAGAAGATCTGGTTGAAGGCGTTCGTCGCGGCATTGATATGTTCGACTGCGTCATGCCAACCCGCAACGCGCGTAACGGTCATCTGTTCGTTACCGATGGCGTGGTAAAAATCCGTAACGCGAAGCATAAGAGTGACACCAGCCCGCTCGATTCCGAGTGCGATTGCTATACCTGTCGCAATTATTCTCGCGCGTATCTCCATCATCTCGATCGTTGTAACGAGATTTTGGGCGCGCGTCTCAATACCATTCATAATCTTCGTTATTATCAGCGCTTAATGGCTGGTTTACGTAAGGCTATCGAAGAGGGTAAATTAGAGAGCTTCGTGACCGATTTCTACCAACGTCAGGGCCGGGATGTCCCACCTTTGAACGTTGATTAA
- the yajC gene encoding preprotein translocase subunit YajC, with the protein MSFFISDAVAATGAPAQGSPMSLILMLVVFGLIFYFMILRPQQKRTKEHKNLMNSIAKGDEVLTNGGLVGRVTKVAESGYIAIALNDTTEVVIKRDFVAAVLPKGTMKAL; encoded by the coding sequence ATGAGCTTTTTTATTTCTGATGCGGTAGCAGCAACAGGTGCGCCAGCGCAGGGCAGCCCGATGTCTCTGATTCTGATGCTGGTTGTGTTTGGTCTGATCTTCTACTTCATGATCCTGCGTCCACAGCAGAAGCGCACCAAAGAGCACAAAAATCTGATGAACTCCATTGCGAAGGGCGATGAAGTGCTGACCAACGGTGGCCTGGTCGGTCGCGTGACCAAAGTAGCGGAAAGCGGCTACATTGCAATCGCTCTGAACGACACCACTGAAGTGGTTATCAAACGTGACTTCGTAGCTGCCGTTCTGCCGAAAGGCACCATGAAGGCGCTGTAA
- the secD gene encoding protein translocase subunit SecD gives MLNRYPLWKYVMLVVVIVVGLLYALPNLYGEDPAVQITGARGVAASEQTLIQVQKTLQEEKITAKSVALEEGAILARFDTTDTQLRAREALMGVLGDKYVVALNLAPATPRWLAALNAEPMKLGLDLRGGVHFLMEVDMDTALGKLQEQNIDSLRSDLREKGIAYTTVRKEDNYGMSITFRDSAARDQAVTYLSQRHRDLVITSQGSSQLRAVMTDARLSEAREYAVQQNINILRNRVNQLGVAEPLVQRQGADRIVVELPGIQDTARAKEILGATATLEFRLVNTNVDQSAAASGRIPGDSEVKETREGQPVVLYKRVILTGDHITDSTSSQDEYNQPQVNISLDSAGGNIMSNFTKDNIGKPMATLFVEYKDSGKKDAKGRSVLVKEEEVINIANIQSRLGNSFRITGINNPNEARQLSLLLRAGALIAPIQIVEERTIGPTLGMQNIKQGLEACLAGLVVSIIFMIFFYKKFGLIATSALLANLVLIIGIMSLLPGATLTMPGIAGIVLTLAVAVDANVLINERIKEELSNGRSVQQAIEEGYKGAFSSIFDANVTTLIKVLILYAVGTGAIKGFAITTGIGVATSMFTAIVGTRAIVNLLYGGKRVKKLSI, from the coding sequence GTGTTAAACCGTTATCCTTTGTGGAAGTACGTCATGCTGGTGGTCGTCATTGTTGTCGGCCTGCTGTATGCGCTTCCCAACCTGTATGGTGAGGATCCGGCCGTTCAAATCACTGGCGCGCGCGGTGTCGCCGCCAGTGAGCAAACGCTGATCCAGGTCCAGAAAACGTTACAAGAAGAAAAAATTACCGCTAAGTCTGTGGCACTGGAAGAGGGCGCAATTCTTGCTCGCTTCGACACCACCGACACGCAGCTCCGCGCCCGTGAAGCGCTGATGGGCGTGCTGGGTGATAAGTATGTCGTGGCGCTTAACCTTGCTCCTGCAACCCCGCGTTGGCTGGCTGCGCTGAACGCAGAGCCAATGAAACTCGGTCTTGACCTGCGTGGCGGCGTTCACTTCCTGATGGAAGTGGATATGGATACCGCGCTTGGCAAGCTGCAGGAACAGAACATCGACAGCCTGCGCAGCGATCTGCGTGAGAAAGGCATTGCGTACACAACCGTGCGTAAAGAAGATAACTACGGCATGAGCATCACGTTCCGCGACAGCGCGGCACGCGACCAGGCTGTAACTTACCTGTCTCAACGTCACCGCGATCTGGTCATCACCTCTCAGGGCAGCAGCCAGCTGCGCGCGGTGATGACGGATGCACGTCTGAGCGAAGCGCGTGAATACGCCGTTCAGCAGAACATCAACATTCTGCGTAACCGTGTAAACCAACTGGGCGTGGCCGAGCCGCTGGTACAGCGTCAGGGTGCTGACCGTATCGTGGTTGAACTGCCGGGTATCCAGGACACCGCGCGTGCGAAAGAGATTCTCGGTGCGACCGCGACGCTGGAATTCCGTCTGGTGAATACCAACGTCGATCAGTCCGCTGCCGCGTCTGGCCGCATTCCGGGCGACTCCGAAGTGAAAGAGACCCGCGAAGGTCAGCCGGTTGTGCTGTACAAACGCGTGATCCTGACCGGTGACCACATCACCGACTCCACTTCAAGCCAGGATGAGTACAACCAGCCGCAGGTTAACATCTCGCTGGACAGCGCGGGTGGCAACATCATGTCGAACTTCACCAAGGACAATATCGGTAAGCCGATGGCGACCCTGTTCGTGGAGTACAAAGACAGCGGTAAGAAAGATGCCAAAGGCCGTTCCGTTCTGGTGAAAGAGGAAGAGGTGATTAACATCGCCAATATCCAGTCTCGTCTGGGTAACAGCTTCCGTATCACCGGTATCAACAACCCGAATGAAGCCCGCCAGCTTTCACTGCTGCTGCGTGCCGGTGCGCTGATTGCGCCAATTCAAATTGTTGAAGAACGTACCATTGGTCCTACCCTGGGTATGCAGAACATCAAACAGGGCCTGGAAGCGTGTCTGGCCGGTCTGGTGGTCTCCATTATCTTTATGATCTTCTTCTATAAGAAGTTTGGTCTGATTGCGACCTCCGCGCTGCTGGCGAACCTGGTGCTGATCATCGGTATCATGTCCCTGCTGCCGGGCGCAACGCTGACCATGCCAGGTATAGCGGGTATCGTTCTAACCCTTGCGGTGGCGGTCGACGCTAACGTACTGATAAACGAACGTATCAAAGAAGAGTTGAGCAACGGTCGCTCTGTGCAACAGGCGATTGAAGAAGGTTACAAAGGTGCGTTCAGCTCTATCTTCGATGCGAACGTAACAACACTGATTAAGGTTCTTATCCTGTATGCAGTGGGTACTGGCGCGATCAAAGGCTTTGCGATTACTACCGGTATCGGTGTTGCAACGTCAATGTTTACCGCTATTGTCGGCACCCGTGCCATCGTGAACCTGCTGTACGGCGGCAAGCGCGTCAAAAAGCTGTCTATCTGA